The Pukyongia salina genome segment ACTTAAATGAGATACCGGAAGGCACATACCAGGCTCAGGCCTTGTTACACGTTTACGAAACTTTTAACCTATCCACCGGGCATACCGTTAAATTACCTATGGACAATGGCGAAGGACAGCAATGGAATCGTTCTCCGGGAAACATCTACAATATCCCTGTTGAAGTTTCTATTGGCGGAAATTCTTCAAATTTAGATCTGGTGATCGATACTGTGATCCCACCCATCGAAGAACCAGAAGATACCGAATGGGTAAAGCACATAAAATTTAAATCTGAAAAACTATCCGAATTTTGGGGCAGGGATATGTACCTGGGAGCTCATGTACTGTTACCGAAGGGGTTCGACGAGCACCCGGAGGCCAAATATCCTCTCATGATCTTCCATGGCCATTTCCCCAGTGATTTCGGAGATTGGAGGACCTCTCCTCCCGATCCCAACCTGGAGCCGGAATATTCGGAGCGATTTGGGGTAGAAGGCTATAATATAATTCAGCAGCAAGAGGCCTACAATTTTTACAAACGTTGGAACAGTGAAGATTTTCCTCGTTTTATTATTATCGAAATTCAGCATCCAACCCCGTATTACGACGATAGTTACGCGGTTAACTCGGCCGCCCAGGGCCCGTATGGCGATGCTATTACCTACGAGCTGATACCACATATTGAGCAGAAATTCAGGGGAATTGGAGAGGGCTGGGCCCGCTTCCTCTATGGTGGATCTACCGGTGGATGGGAAGCACTAGCGGTACAGGTTAAATACCCAGAAGAATATAACGGTTGCTTTGCCGCCTGTCCGGACCCGATAGATTTTAGAGCTTATTGCCTGGTCAATATTTATGAAGACGAGAATGCGTATTTCTACGATAGTGAATTCCGCTCTCTTGAGATACCCGGGCACAGAGATTACCTGGGTCAAATAAATACAACTGTGAAGGACTATAATCGTTTGGAACTTGTGTTAGGTGACAAATCGAGATCGGGCCAGCAATGGGATATATGGGAAGCTACCTATTCGCCTTTGGGAGAAGATGGGTATCCAAAACGCCTTTGGGACAAATACTCTGGGGATATAGACCATGACGTAGCTAAATACTGGCAAGAGAATTACGATCTTCGTTATATCCTTGAACGCGATTGGGAAAAATTAGGGCCGGAATTACGAGGAAAGATCCACATATATTGTGGCGATATGGACAACTACTATCTCAATAATGCGGTATATCTCATGGAAGATTTTCTGGAAAGTACCACAGATCCGTATTACGATGGGGAAGTAGCTTATGGAGATCGTGCAGAACACTGCTGGAACGGGGACCCCGAATTACCCAATCATCTCTCGCGCCTTCGCTACAATAGTATGTACGTACCTAAGATCATGAAGAGAATAATGGAAAGCGCACCTCCGGGGGCAGATCTTACCAGCTGGCGATACAAATAATTTACTGGCCTATCCATTTTTCGAAAGCGAACATTTCCAGGGTGTGTTCCTCTATCCATTTGGCCGAACTCTCATTGATGTTCTCGGTAATATGATAGAAGTATGCTTCCATATGATCCGATTTCGCCAATTTATCGAAGAAAGGGATATAGAAATTCCAGTATATACTTTCAGAATTTCCGTGGCGTTCCTTCATTTCACCCAGATGTTTAAAGAATCGGGTGCTGTTCTTAATAAAAAGTTCTTCCCGAGACAGATCTTTATTCTCTTCGTCCGAAATACCTGAAGCCAGTAATGCCAGTAATAATTCGGAGGCAGAAAATTCGCTGTTCAGATCGGCGGATAGACTAATGTTTATTGATTTCGTATTTCCGTCTTCTATGGTTACATTTCCTCCCATAATGCTATTAATGTCTACAAAAACATCCCTGGCCCTCTCCGAGCCGGGGTTTAGAAAAAGGAAATAATGATAAGATAGTAATGCCTGTACTCGATTATTGGTTTCAAACTGCAGGAAACCCATTAATAAATGAGAGGTAGGGTATACAGGATCGAGTTTTATAGCGGTAGTTAATTCTTCGATTGCGGTCTCGGGTTCTCCTTTTTTATACAGTTGATAGGCCAGATTATAATGAAGAGTAGGTTCGTTCTTAAATTCGTTCACGGCCTTTTTAAAGAGTTTATACGCCGCTTTGGATTTTCCCATATTATCAAGACTAAGACCTTTGTTTATTGTTGCCGGCAAAAGGTGTTCGTTGTTAAGATCTAGCACCTTGTCGTAATATTTTATGTCCGTTTTAAAATCCCCTTTGTGATAATAACTTAGGCCGATCTCATAAAGAACCATAGCCGATTTCGGGTCGATCTCAAGGGCGGTTTCGTAGGTAGCAATAGCCTTGTCGAATTCCCCACGGTCGTGATATACGATCCCTTCTTCCACTATACTAACTACATCGTTTTGAGAAAATATCGGAGATAAATTCAGTAAAAAAAATACCAGGAAAAAGCTACGGATCATAGGTATGCGTTTCAAATAATGATAATTGCGTTACCTACTTTATAATTGCAGTACGTACGCTTGTTTAATTTAAAATCCTCTGCCAACTCTGTAAGGCGCGCAACGCGCACAAATACCAAAAGGCGGGCAGGGATCCATAAGGTCGAGGCCTCGCATTTCTTTATAGACCGAATTAGTGACCCGGGTTTTCCCGTCGGATAAATAACTGGATCGAGCACCAAATCCGAAAAATTCAGACTGAATTTCCTTTACATTAACATTGGCCGGAACGTATGCTTGTTCGTTTTGGATAGCGCTAACCATATCCACATTGGCACGGTAATTATCTACATTCATCTGAAAATCGTTCAATCCGATCTTCTTAAAAGATGTTTCTGCCTTAAAACTATAAATGGTCAATTCTTCCAACTGCGGTAACGAATTGGAATTGATGGTAAAATATCGCGTACTGAAATCGTTCTGACTCATCAGCGAAATCGGAAGACAAAAAAGTATGATATACCAGGTTTTCATCGATTCCAAATATATCAAAAATGATTCCGAAAGTTATAAATTTAACTTTTTCGCTGTGGCCTGAGGCACCGCATCCTTATGAATTGTAATGCTAATGGCTTTAAGTTTCATATAGGCTTCACTAAAATACACGTAGCCACCATTGGCATTTCTGCTCTCATCGGTTCCCCAGCTGTTCTTCACCTTATAATACTTGGTTCCGTTTTGATCGCGCAGTATCCCTGTAATATGCATTAAATGATCATCGGTGGTTGTGAAATTTTCAAATTCACCCTGGCGATATTCCTGACTAATACTCATTTCAGGATACACTCCCTGTAAGGCTTTTATATTATTATCGGCATCCTTCGGAATTACAGCTACCCCGTCCTTAGATGAAAAGGTACGTTCGCTTACATCACAGTCCAATTCGACGGTGAATCCATTCTTTAGAGCATTGTCCAGGGTTGCGATCATCTCGTCTAGAGGTACGTTATACATGCTTCCATAACTCCAGTTGTCGGGAATATTCAGGATAAATTCTGAATAGAATGGAGCCTGGGTAAAAGAGGTTATAGTTATATAATCCTCGGGAACTATCTTAGTCATTTCAAGAAACGACATGGGCGTGTACTGTCTTCCTTCGTAGGCAAAAATATTTGGATTTTGCCCCATGTAAACATCTAGTACCGCTTCTATGGCATCGTCCCATTTCTTGCTGAGTTTTCTTCCGGGGTTGTCCACATAGGTCTCTACCATGGCTGTTAAGACAGCGGCCATCTCGGCATGATTATGCCCGGTCTCACCTTTAAATATCCCACTGTAAGCCGATTGCGGGACGAGCCCATAATCCCTCACAGAGTTCATCACATCGTGAGCCAGCCCGCCTTCACTAAACTGCGCTTTTCCTTGTCGCATCACATAATTCTCGGCTTTTTTCGGGTAGGTGTTTCGCACGGTATACATTTCGGAAAGATCGATCTCCTTCCCGGTAAGCCTGATGATCTCCGATTCTAAAAAAGACGTACTGGAAAAACTCCAGCAGGTACCGGTGCGTCCCTGGCTGATTACCGGCGTGGTCTCCAGGTCAATTTCGGTTGTGAACTTATACGGCTGCTGTGCGTAAGTACTTATTGTGAATAGGATTCCGAAGAGAAAAATGAGATATCGCATGGTTTCAAATTTAAGTCGATGTAAGGATCTGAAATGAAAAGTAGACTCCTTGAGTAACGACGATTAAAGAGAATTAATTTTATCTTTGGTAAAAATAAAAAATATGAGCACACCGAACTGGAAAACGGCCAAAGAATATACCGATATCACTTATAAAAAGTGCGACGGGGTCGCCCGGATAGCGTTTAACAGACCCGAAGTTAGGAATGCGTTCCGGCCAAAGACCACTTCAGAGTTACTTGATGCCTTTCACGATGCCCAGGAGGATACCAGTATTGGTGTGGTGCTGCTTTCTGCTGAAGGGCCCTCGCCCAAAGACGGAGTTTACAGTTTTTGTAGCGGGGGAGACCAATCTGTACGCGGTCATCAGGGGTATGTGGGTGAAGATGGGTACCACCGGCTTAACATCCTCGAGGTGCAACGACTTATTCGATTTATGCCCAAAGCCGTTATAGCTGTAGTTCCCGGGTGGGCGGTAGGAGGAGGACATAGTCTTCATGTGGTGTGCGATATGACCCTCGCCAGTGAAGAGCATGCTATCTTTAAACAAACCGATGCCGATGTAACCAGTTTTGACGGTGGCTATGGCAGTGCTTATCTGGCTAAGATGGTTGGACAGAAAAAGGCCAGGGAGATCTTTTTCCTGGGAAGGAATTATTCGGCGCGGGAAGCATATGAAATGGGTATGGTAAATGCTGTGATTCCGCACGACAAACTGGAATCTACCGCCTTCGAGTGGGCACAGGAGGTCCTGGCAAAATCGCCAACATCGATAAAAATGCTGAAATTTGCCATGAATCTTACAGACGATGGTATGGTGGGGCAGCAGGTATTTGCGGGTGAGGCCACCAGACTTGCTTATATGACAGACGAAGCAAAGGAAGGAAGGGACGCTTTTCTTGAAAAAAGAAAGCCCAACTTCGAGAAAAAGTGGCTGCCTTAGAAAGCACTTACTGCGCTATCCAACTTTTGATCTCACCAGATCTTCAGCAATAAACAGCTTTAAATTTCCGTTGATTATTACCTAATCCACTGGCCAGTTTATGCGCAACGGGAGTAATCTAAATCTTATGCACCTTAAGTACTTCTTTCTCATTCTAACTATTCTTTTTCTCTCATGTAAAAAAAATGATGATGATACTTCGGGGAGTGATTGCGATCAGGCAACTATTATAAGCGCCGAACAATTTGAGAATGGCCCAAATGCGCCGCTTACCATTATCGAGATGAGTATAGAGGAGGACTGTCTTAGGGTAAAATTTTCGGCAAGCGGTTGTTCCGGGGA includes the following:
- a CDS encoding tetratricopeptide repeat protein, yielding MIRSFFLVFFLLNLSPIFSQNDVVSIVEEGIVYHDRGEFDKAIATYETALEIDPKSAMVLYEIGLSYYHKGDFKTDIKYYDKVLDLNNEHLLPATINKGLSLDNMGKSKAAYKLFKKAVNEFKNEPTLHYNLAYQLYKKGEPETAIEELTTAIKLDPVYPTSHLLMGFLQFETNNRVQALLSYHYFLFLNPGSERARDVFVDINSIMGGNVTIEDGNTKSINISLSADLNSEFSASELLLALLASGISDEENKDLSREELFIKNSTRFFKHLGEMKERHGNSESIYWNFYIPFFDKLAKSDHMEAYFYHITENINESSAKWIEEHTLEMFAFEKWIGQ
- a CDS encoding alpha/beta hydrolase-fold protein, which gives rise to MKKIYVLLAVVSLLLSACTSETSNQIRFTVQLSDSLNVDALDGRLLLMLSTNKEAEPRFQINNGLNTQLIFGKNVEGWQKGESITFTSEELGYPIENLNEIPEGTYQAQALLHVYETFNLSTGHTVKLPMDNGEGQQWNRSPGNIYNIPVEVSIGGNSSNLDLVIDTVIPPIEEPEDTEWVKHIKFKSEKLSEFWGRDMYLGAHVLLPKGFDEHPEAKYPLMIFHGHFPSDFGDWRTSPPDPNLEPEYSERFGVEGYNIIQQQEAYNFYKRWNSEDFPRFIIIEIQHPTPYYDDSYAVNSAAQGPYGDAITYELIPHIEQKFRGIGEGWARFLYGGSTGGWEALAVQVKYPEEYNGCFAACPDPIDFRAYCLVNIYEDENAYFYDSEFRSLEIPGHRDYLGQINTTVKDYNRLELVLGDKSRSGQQWDIWEATYSPLGEDGYPKRLWDKYSGDIDHDVAKYWQENYDLRYILERDWEKLGPELRGKIHIYCGDMDNYYLNNAVYLMEDFLESTTDPYYDGEVAYGDRAEHCWNGDPELPNHLSRLRYNSMYVPKIMKRIMESAPPGADLTSWRYK
- a CDS encoding 1,4-dihydroxy-2-naphthoyl-CoA synthase — its product is MSTPNWKTAKEYTDITYKKCDGVARIAFNRPEVRNAFRPKTTSELLDAFHDAQEDTSIGVVLLSAEGPSPKDGVYSFCSGGDQSVRGHQGYVGEDGYHRLNILEVQRLIRFMPKAVIAVVPGWAVGGGHSLHVVCDMTLASEEHAIFKQTDADVTSFDGGYGSAYLAKMVGQKKAREIFFLGRNYSAREAYEMGMVNAVIPHDKLESTAFEWAQEVLAKSPTSIKMLKFAMNLTDDGMVGQQVFAGEATRLAYMTDEAKEGRDAFLEKRKPNFEKKWLP
- a CDS encoding C1 family peptidase, which encodes MRYLIFLFGILFTISTYAQQPYKFTTEIDLETTPVISQGRTGTCWSFSSTSFLESEIIRLTGKEIDLSEMYTVRNTYPKKAENYVMRQGKAQFSEGGLAHDVMNSVRDYGLVPQSAYSGIFKGETGHNHAEMAAVLTAMVETYVDNPGRKLSKKWDDAIEAVLDVYMGQNPNIFAYEGRQYTPMSFLEMTKIVPEDYITITSFTQAPFYSEFILNIPDNWSYGSMYNVPLDEMIATLDNALKNGFTVELDCDVSERTFSSKDGVAVIPKDADNNIKALQGVYPEMSISQEYRQGEFENFTTTDDHLMHITGILRDQNGTKYYKVKNSWGTDESRNANGGYVYFSEAYMKLKAISITIHKDAVPQATAKKLNL